From the Astyanax mexicanus isolate ESR-SI-001 chromosome 9, AstMex3_surface, whole genome shotgun sequence genome, one window contains:
- the LOC103039438 gene encoding cation channel sperm-associated protein 2 — MKNHLPKNMRDFAHRILESKFFLNFMTFMILVNVIVLVVLSEISKKTDPTSQKITLALNVVDWGITAACILELILRWVEDFWGFWKRKWDLFDFTITVMSILPEIIGVLTEKDNTSGILMILRQLQILRVLKFIIRIKALRLTAMIIMQSLKGAMAPFLLIIVCGYLNAVVGIVLFEKYTNSDVEDLIYKNNFKNLGNAVATLFILFTGDNWHALMRDTWKVPELSNTAIIIFIIIWDILAGFMLKMVFTADVVNNIEYSRRELNKDMEQIKQLKEGEVLKEQRMSSSSTEDEDIAWDAYKLKMLQEISGQEVQQLVWPKSHLMRYLEVMEELHECQEERERMQKLEVQSYLNLHNS; from the exons GTAAATTCTTTCTGAATTTCATGACATTTATGATCCTGGTGAACGTCATCGTGCTGGTTGTCCTCTCAGAAATTTCCAAAAAAACGGACCCAACCTCGCAGAAGATCACTCTGGCTCTGAATGTGGTGGATTGGGGCATAACTGCTGCGTGTATCCTGGAGCTGATCCTTAGATGGGTGGAAGATTTTTGGGGGTTCTGGAAGAGGAAATGGGACCTTTTTGATTTTACGATCACGGTCATG TCCATCCTTCCAGAGATCATTGGAGTTCTCACTGAAAAAGACAACACTTCAGGCATTTTGATGATTCTCCGCCAGCTCCAGATCCTTCGTGTACTAAAGTTCATCATAAGAATCAAAGCGTTGAGACTTACAGCGATGATCATCATGCAAAGTTTAAAG GGCGCCATGGCCCCATTTCTGCTTATAATTGTTTGCGGATATTTGAACGCTGTGGTGGGGATTGTCCTGTTTGAGAAATACACTAACTCAGACGTTGAAGATCTTATCTACAAGAACAACTTCAA AAACCTTGGCAATGCCGTCGCCACCCTCTTCATTCTGTTCACTGGAGATAACTGGCACGCCCTAATGAGAGACACATGGAAAGTTCCAGAGCTGTCAAACACCGCTATTATTATCTTCATTATCATCTGGGATATACTAGCTGGTTTCATGTTAAAGATGGTCTTTACGGCTGATGTGG TCAATAATATTGAGTATTCGAGAAGGGAGCTGAACAAAGACATGGAGCAGATTAAACAGCTGAAAGAGGGGGAGGTTCTAAAAGAACAGAGGATGAGCAG CTCCAGCACTGAAGATGAAGACATAGCCTGGGACGCATATAAACTAAAAATGCTTCAGGAGATCAGTGGACAGGAGGTGCAGCAGTTGGTCTGGCCCAAGAGTCACCTTATGAGGTAcctggaggtgatggaggagctGCATGAGTGCCAGGAGGAAAGGGAGAGGATGCAGAAACTTGAAG TTCAGTCATATCTGAATCTGCACAACTCCTGA